The following are encoded together in the Chlorocebus sabaeus isolate Y175 chromosome 20, mChlSab1.0.hap1, whole genome shotgun sequence genome:
- the CITED4 gene encoding cbp/p300-interacting transactivator 4: protein MADHLMLAEGYRLVQRPPSTAAAHGPHALRTLPPYAGPGLDSGLRPRGAPLGPPPAPQPGALAYGAFGPPSSFQPFPAVPPPAAGSAHLQPVATPYPGRATAPPNAPGGPQGPLPVPSAAAPPPPALALGGMDAELIDEEALTSLELELGLHRVRELPELFLGQSEFDCFSDLGSAPPAGSVSC from the coding sequence ATGGCCGACCACCTGATGCTCGCCGAGGGCTATCGCCTGGTGCAGAGGCCGCCGTCCACCGCGGCCGCCCATGGCCCTCATGCGCTCCGGACTCTGCCGCCGTACGCTGGCCCAGGCCTGGACAGCGGGCTGAGGCCGCGGGGGGCTCCCCTGGGGCCGCCGCCGGCCCCGCAACCCGGGGCCCTGGCGTACGGGGCCTTCGGGCCGCCGTCCTCCTTCCAGCCCTTTCCGGCCGTGCCTCCGCCGGCCGCGGGCAGCGCGCACCTGCAACCTGTGGCGACGCCGTACCCCGGCCGCGCGACCGCGCCCCCCAACGCCCCGGGAGGCCCCCAGGGCCCGCTGCCGGTGCCTAGCGCCGCAGCCCCGCCGCCGCCCGCGCTCGCCCTGGGCGGCATGGACGCCGAACTCATCGACGAGGAGGCGCTGACGTCGCTGGAGCTGGAGCTCGGGCTGCACCGCGTGCGCGAGCTGCCCGAGCTCTTCCTGGGCCAGAGCGAGTTCGACTGCTTCTCGGACTTGGGGTCCGCGCCTCCCGCCGGTTCCGTCAGCTGCTGA